The Hordeum vulgare subsp. vulgare chromosome 7H, MorexV3_pseudomolecules_assembly, whole genome shotgun sequence DNA window GTTTGTAACTTGCACACTAGCCTCATTAACAATTTCAGTAAGTTAAGAACTTGAGGCAACCGTATTAAAAACGAATTAAGCTTAACAACGTTTATCAGCAATGGTTCGGAATAATGTTAAATATAAATTTCATCGGATTAAAAAACGTTGTCAGTGATGTTCTTATCTTGTTGACATTACTGATTGCCAACATACAACATGGAAATGGCCATTACCTAATATTTAGTGTGTTTTGACAGAATAAAATAGAATGAACGACAATGAGGTTGTTCCACTTTGGAGATAATTTGTACCATTCAAATCAAGTGTGCCTATTCCATATTGGTGTACACAAAAGAGTCGTTCTCAAACTAACCTCCGTCATGGATTCCACTTCATGTGGAAAGATTGGTGAAGGATTTGACTTCGTGCAGACAACAAGGTTCTTACGGTTAGCTTCACACAGAAAGAAAGGTAGTGCAGACAGCAATCCCAATGCTTCCAAATCCTAGGGTGTTTCCGGGTTTCGACAACATTACAAAAGCAACTTCAACTAAGTGCTAACCTCGTGTCCATTGCATATGCATGTTGTGTAAATGTTGATACGCATCATATCAAAAGTTGTTCCTAGTGCAAACCTTGCATTCATTGCTTATGTTGTGTATGTTGTGTATGCTAGTATAGACCTATCAACCACAAAGCTTTACGCCTTGCGCACCCTCAGATACACAGAATCAAATGGCTTTCTTCCGAGCTATGATCTCGTTCCATGCCTCCTCTCCTACTTAAATAGAAGCATTGTTACATTACCATTTGATACCATATGATTCAACAACCATGCGACAGATGCTTTCATGCCAAGCAATTCAATACTATAGTATAAGGAGCACATGGGCATTTGTGTACTAGTATGATTATCCCCTCCCTGAGTACAATGCATTTGTCGAACAACACAACGCTACCAATATTATTACAGCATCCTTCCACAACTTAAAAAAGTAAAAGGTTCGTTCCAACTCTACCTTGAACCATTTTGTAATAACATGTAAAACCCCAAGGTAAATTCCCTGTTCTTCTACAAAGAGAAACAAAATCCTGGGTTGCAGAAGTCTTTCACATATGGAAGGGGTGATCTGATGTGTTCTATATATCTAAAGTTGTTTTCTGATCCACCAAATAAATAATACAACATGGCGACGCACAATGAGGAACAGGGGATGGCGATCAGCGGATGGGCGTGTACGAGCTGCCCCCGGAGCCCTTATGCTGCTCCTCGGCCGACATCTTCTCCTTCGTCATCGTGCCGACATCTGTGGCGGCCTTGGCGACCTTGCCGAACGCGCTGGTCACCCATGACGCGCTGGTGAAGACGTACCTGTTCTTCATGATGGCGGACCCGGCGTTGCTCACCGTCTGCTCGGCCGCAGCCAGCGCCGACTTGGTCTTGTCGGAGACCTGGAACTTCTGGTCCATCTCCTTGACCTTCTCGTTGACAACGGTGGTGCCCAAGGTGAATTTCTCACTGAGCCCAATCTTCTTGTCGATGGAGGCCAccttggcggtggcggtggatgtGAAGCCGTGTCTCTCATCGAAAGATTTCGCTTTGCCAACGGCGTCTTTGCCCAGGGTGAAACCCCTCGCAAGCATGGTGCTGACAACATCTTCAGCCTTGTAGACCACATTGTCACCACCAACTGGTACTCTGGTTCCACTCAGCTGAATACAGAAGACACCATTCAAGATTAAAACAACATACTGGAATTGTGTTGTCGATGTTAGAGGTAAAATAAACCTAGCTCTGGTGCATGAACACCAGCACTACTTCACACTAAACGACTTGAAAACTGGAACATCTGAAAGTCAGAGATAAATACATACAGTTCACCATAATACCAGGCATAAAAGTTCTTAATTCTAATACAAGCAGGACTTGGGACTAAGTTGCAAGTAGCATAGACCAAGTTATGCTGCATAAACAGCAGTACTACACACTACATGCCTTGAAGACAAACAGAACAAGATAGGATGTCATGGGGTACTGACTACTGAGTTAGCACTGATAGGATAAGGGTGCAAGATATTACTGAGTATTATTGCCTTCGACATAGTAAATGAAGAAGGGGCCCTACATATGGAACCTTGTGAAAAATGTCACGAGGTTCCGATTGTCGTTTGTTATCTAGAACTAGGCATGAATCTCCATTGCAAATTTGATCTCACTTATGGTAAAGAAACAGGAATTCGCATGAGTATAATTTCCAACAAAATCAGTACGTTTCAGTGAATTTAAGAAAAACAGAACTGACTCCATATCTAAATACATACATGCAGAATTAATGTATGTCACATGTTCAACTCCAGACACAACACACTAACAGAATTAAACAGGCAAACACGGCAAATCAAGGCATCACATACCGGTGCAGAGGCAGTAACGGGCGGTTGATACTCTGGAGCAGGTGCAATGATAACAGAAAGATCAACTATTGTAGCGCCCTGTTACAATGGGATAAAATGTCTGCTCAGAAATATTTTTAGTAAGAGAACTAGATAATATTGCATAGATGTAGATCCTACGAAAATGAGAATTGTGCTTAAACCCCCACTATTGCTTTCTATTTCATCAAAAGCACTGAGTAGGAATTGCTAGCTGATTGATCTTTATCTGGATTAACGAGCAATTGATGAATTATACATTTGCAAGGTTTGCATACTTCTGTTCAGATGAGAAGCATGTAAAATAAGGTATGGCGTCTGAAACATCTGACATAAACATTTTGCCTCTAAATGAGGAAATGGAATATGCCAGAGTTCTGCTGAGGGCCAGGGATCAAAGAATGGTGAACAATTGGAGAGAAGATTGTAACAGCTGAACCAAATCCTACAAAGGCCTTCAATTACCTACCGAAAGAAGAAGTGCAGTCTCTGCTCCTTGGGCATCTTTAAAGGTCACATATGCAACTTGAGACCACTCGTCACCACTGAGAAAAAATAAAGCAATCAAAATCTGATAATGCAACTAAAAGACTATTCAGAAAAGTAATTGAAGTATATGATCCTGTTGTGCAAATATTGCAAACTTACGAACCTTTTCATATCCACATGTTCAATGTCTCCTGAAAAAGAAAAGAATTCTTTAATGTCTTGCTCAGTTGCACTAAGGGAAACATTTGTGACCTTCACACTCCTCACCTGTCATGACCAAACATTATCAGTTACAGAACACAATTACAAAGGGAAACAAACAGGGAAGCAACAAAAAAAGGCAAAAAGCACACTGCATAAGGAAATCCATAGTCAAGCAAAGGCGTTCAACAGTTGAGTTATCATGTAACTGGGGCTTTAGTTGATGTACTGAATCAAACAACTTAAGCTCATGCTTCCTCGTATAAACACAAATAAATCCATTTTTCCCAAGCGCTCTTGCAACCTTAAAAAGCACAGTGAGCCACCTCAAGCAGCTTGATCTTCTAAACCAAACTCGACAACAATCATCCAGCTTTTTTCCCAACTCACATATGCTTGCTACGGTAAGAAGTTTACAAATGGTTATAATAACTTTAACGCGTATATGCTTGCTACTTCACCCTAAATCACATATAAACATCAGCATTCGTTAAGCGACTTGCAGGTCATCTCATATAACCCAAAGAAATAGATAGTGAGATAAGCAAAAGGTGTTCTGAACTCCCAACACAAACAAAGATTTCGCTCAACTTGGAGATCACACGTAAGCAGCCTTCAATCACGCGCATCGCGCAAGCAAGATTCTGCGTTACCGATAGACTGAACTTGATATCCCAGAGTTGGTTCTTACAAGAGACAATTCACAGATTAAAAACATCAGCTAGCACAAGTCATAGATAATCAGCTAGCAGAGGTCACAGATAATCAGCTAGCAGAGGTCACAGATAATCAGCTAGCAGAGGTCACAGATAATCAGCTAGCACAAGCCACAGATAAGCAGCTAGCACAGGCAACGGATAATCAGCTAGTACAGGTCCATAAGTTTCCACATGTTTCTTGCAATCCTCTTATCCTACTCCACGGAATCAGCAGGTACCTAGTTTAACCAACCGGCTGCGATCGATCTCGAGCTCCAACCATAATCAATATCCCGGAGTTCGTCATCACAACAAACAATTCACAGATTAAAATCATCAGCCAGTAAGACAAGGCCAGCTAATCAGCTgatttgaaaagaaaaaaaaaatcacagaCATCAAGCAGTATTCACATGTTCGAAGAAAAAAATAATCCTCTTCGCCAGCCCCACGGAACCGGCGGGATACTAAACTAGCTCAACAAGCCGGCCAGGAATCTCGAGCTCCGCCCCGAACCAAGGCGGCGCGCGCCTCCTTCCAGTCCAGCTCCGACGACCCTGCCAAGCTCTACCCCGCCGCAATCGCCGCCCAACGCGGGTTCgcgaaaccctaaccctaaccagcGGAGCTCGCGCAAGGGGCACGGGCGCCGGCGAAATCACGGGCGTCGCCGGGACTGGCGCGGCCAGATCCAGCGGCAGCAACGACCGAGAAGAAGATTTAGACATCCAGAGGGGGCAGGGGAAGCGGGGCGGTGGGCACTCACCGGCGCCGCCACGGGGACCTCAACCGTCGCCGTCGCCATCGCGCGCGTGGTGGAGCAGAGGAGAGTGGAGAgtaggccggcggcggcggcggtggtgattAGGGGGTGAATGGATGGGTTGGATTAGCTCTGATGTGGTAGCGTGGAAGtggaaggggagggagggagggagggagacgaCTTGCTGCTAGAGTACTAGTAGTGGGAGAGGGATGGATCATATGTGGGCGACTTTGGGAGtttaggcaagcaagcaagcaaatgcaacaagcaaaagaaaccaacctccaaaagaaaaacaaacaaacacacttcttcttcttttttccattttttcttctttttttttctcatgCGCATCGAGTTTGTTCTTTTTTGCGAGAAGCATGTCGAGAGAACGCATTCAGAAGAAAGAACGGAAGCAGTGGAGAGAATATGAGACCCTGGGCAGTCGGCGTGCATCGAGTAATCATAGGGCTTGATGCTAtgccttcacttcttcttcttttttccattttttatttttttcctcatGCGCATCGAGTTTGTTCTTTTTTGCGACAAGCGTGTTGAGAGAACGCATTCAGAAGAAAGAATGGAAGCAGCGGAGAGAATATGAGACCACATGCAGTCGGCATGCATCGAGTAATCATAGGGCTTGATGCTATGCCTTCACTTCATGCTACGCGAGTGATCGATCTCAGACTGAGGGTCTTCTTCCCGACGTCTCCTATTCTCAAGATCTAGTGATGAGCTCTCtttctttcctcttttttctttgtTCTTGGGTTTTTTTCCTCTTTTGCTAGCCGGTGGTTTCTGAGAGGTGTCGAGATTTGGTGACTCGAGGCATATGCAGAGAGCATAAATGGGCTGGTGGTGACATGTAAACTGGTGGTCATGTAGTGTATGGTCGTTGAGGACATTATTACAAATAAATATAGTTTCTGTGGAAAGTTTGTTTGGTTGCAGGAGGAAACATAAATGATTATTTCGAACTGATTTGTTTAAATGGTTTTTTTAGAcggccttcaacctttctacaattaAAACGGGTTTTTTTAACTTAAAAATAtatttaacaaaaaaaatcaatGGAGAAAAACATATATGGGGTTTATTCCTACAACTTAAACGACCCGCGTAGAGAaaatttatactccctccgttccatataGTTTTCCAAAAGTCAACCAGTACAAACAATGACCCGGTTTGATAGACAAAATTATGTACATTTAACTTACCAAATGCATGTCATTGGATACATCATCAgttatattttcatatttttatatGTATGGAATTGTCTATATAAATTTTATTCTCTGTAAATTCAGTCAAACTAAGCACCTCAATCATAATAAAAAATACATCGAAGTATCTAGACCAACAAACGACCATTACTGTTTCCAGAACGAGCCGTTGACGTGCAACTGTCAATGATCAGCATCCTGAAGTTGTGGTGGTCGCTGTTGACATTTGAATAGGTGCGAAGCAACTAACGCATTCCGAAGAAACAACGAAAGTAGCGGAGAGAATATGAAACCCTGGACAGTCTTCACGCACCAAGTAGTCATAGGGCTCGATGCCATGCCTACACTTCATGCTACGCCAGCGGCCGAGCACTGAGGGTCTTCTTCATGACGTCTCCTATTCTCAATATCAAATGAAGagctttctttctttcctttgttttctcttttttcttgcaTTTTTTTCCTCTTTTGCTAACCGGTGGTTTCTGAGAGGTGTCGAGACTTAGTGACTCGAAGCATGCTGAGAGCATAAATCGGCTGGTGGTGGCATATAAATTGGTGGTCACGTAGTGTATGGTTGTTGAGGTTATTTATTATAAATAAATATAAAGCCTGTGAAGTCTCTCAGGAAGTTTGTTTGGTTACAGGAGGAAATATAAATGATTATCTCAAACTGATTTGAGTCAATGATTTTTTTAGATGGCATTCAGCCTTTCTACATTACAACGGGTTATTACTTAAGTTTCTTTTTTTCTCATGTGTATTGAGTTTGTTCTTTTTTTACCGGAAGCATGTCGAGAGAACGCATTCAGAAGAAAGAACGGAAGCAGCGGAGAGAATATGAGACCCCAGGCAGTCCGCATGCATCGAATAATCATAGGGCTTGATGCTATGCCTTCACTTCATGCTACGTCAGCGATCAATCTCAAACTGAGGGTCTTCTTCCCGACGTCTCCTATTCTCAAGATCTAGTGATGAGCTCTCTtcctttcctcttttttctttgtTCTTGCGTTTTTTCCCTCTTCTGCTAGTCGGTGGTTTCTAAGAGGTGTCGAGATTTGGTGACTCGAGGCATATGCGGAGAGCATAAATGGGCTGGTGGTGACATGTAAATTGGTGGTCGGGTAGTGTATGGTTGTTGAGGGCATTATTACAAATAAATATAGATGTTGTGGAAAGTTTGTTTTGTTGAAGGAGGAAACATAAATGATTTTTTTGAACTGATTTGAGTAAATGGTTTTTCAGACGGCCTTCAGCCTTTCTACATTAAAACGGGTTTTTTTAActtcaaaaatatataaaacaaaaaaacatcaaTGGAGAAAAACATATATGGGATTTATTCCTACAACTTAAACGATCCACGTAGAGAAAATGTAAACTCCCTGCATTCCATATAGTTTTTCCAAAAGTCAAACAGTACAAACATTGACCCTGTTTGTAGACAAAATTATGTACATTTAACTTACCAAATGCATGTCATTGGATACATCATCAgttatattttcatatttttatatGTATGGAATTGTCTATATAAATTTTATTCTCTGTAAATTCAGTCAAACTAAGCACCTCAATCATAATACAAAATACATCGAAGTATCTAGACCAACAAACGACCATTACTGTTTCCAGAACGAGCCATTGACGTGCAACTGTCAAGGATCAGCATCCTGAAGTTGTAGTGGTCGCTGTTGACATTTGAATAGGTGTGAAGCAACTAACGCATTCCGAAGAAACAACGAAAGCCGTGGAGAGAATATGAAACCCTGGACAGTCTTCACGCACCAAGTAGTCATAGGGTTCGATGCCATGCCTACACTTCATGCTACGCCAGCGGCCGAGCACTGAGGGTCTTCTTCATGACGTCTCCTATTCTCAATATCAAATGAAGagctttctttctttcctttgttttctctttgttcttgcATTTTTTCCTCTTTTGCTAACCGGTGGTTTCTGAGAGGTGTCGAGACTTAGTGACTCGAAGCATGCTGAGAGCATAAATAGGCTGGTGGTGGCATATAAATTGGTGGTCACGTAGTGTATGGTTGTTGAGGATATTTATTATAAATAAATATAAAGCCTGCGAAGTCTCTCAGGAAGTTTGTTTGGTTGCAGGAGGAAATATAAATGATTATCTCAAACTGATTTGAGTCAATGATTTTTTAGATGGCATTCAGCCTTTCTACATTAAAACGGGTTATTTACTtaagtttcttttttttcctcatgCATATTGAGTTTGTTCTTTTTTGCCAGAAGCATGTCGAGAGAATGCATTCAGAAGAAAGAACGGATCGAAGCAGCGGAGAGAATATGAGAACCCAGGCAGTCTGCGTGCATTGAGTAATCATAGGGATCGATGCTATGCCTTCACTTCATGCTACGCCAACGATCGAGCTCAAactgggggtcttcttccccacgtCTCCTATTCTCAAGATCTAGTGATGAGCtctctttctttcctttttttattttttcttgcatTTTTTCCTCTTTTGCTAACTGGTGGTTCCTGGCCCACAaccgttggtcccggtttgtggctggaaccgggactaaagtgttctttagtcccgattccagccacaaaccgggacctatATATACTCCCTTTCCgtgagcagagcagtgcactgaaCTGTTTTTTTGATCGGACGTggaagagctttgtggtgctctagctcacctcctatgcacatgaggtgtttgatgaaatgctcgagtcacacttaagctttctcctctcgaagctccttgttcaagctccattttcctcaagatttgtctaggtttggcggtccgtcttgtcccgtccccgtcctcaccgtcgTTGATCGCCCCGTGCCCATCtcggcgccggcaccaccgtgattatagcctcttcttcttatcttttttctaaaagaaaaaaaaattcttacttgtattatttagatagatacttgtgtaattttcttacttttagtaTTGTTTGTTAATATATAGTGCGAtgattttggtatccgcctccgtcggcctcgtctttctatgattcggatgtggtatatattatcttttataactatttattttatttagtggttatgacaattatgcccaccaatgtgacatagatttttttaatctaggaggtatgtgaaccggaaattccaaccgacatagaaattctagtcgagaagttaaatttgattgaaaaggaaaacaattacttgaaagaaaaaatacaaagagttgaagaggagaagatgaaattggagttcaatgttgccgatgtcgtcgacgatcacaagatcaagatggatgcaatgcgcttgaatattggaaagattagaaaatatgacattcatactgaggcttagtatcattatgtcgttggttcaattggtaccttagttgcggttatgatcgcatttgttgttgcatttaaattttgtAGTTTCGATGTAtgttttaattagatgctctacagagctatatgttgttcaataatgagaactatgtatgaacgttatgtatttattttggtcactaatGTACTTTGGCTTTAACAAACAAGGGGTatcatgcatgcacacactgtctAGATGACACCGATAGTATAtttttgaacaaatgcagaaagaATGTGTATCCGGAGCATCGTCGAACAGACATCAAGCACTACAAATTAGATTAAAATCATCAGCCAGTAAAATAAGCCCAGCTAATCAGCTAGCACTACAAGTCACAGACATCGAGCAGTATTCACaggtttgaaaaaaaaatcctctTCGCCAGCCCCACGGAACCGGCGGGATACTAAACTAGCTCAATCAGCAGGCCACGAATCTCGAGCTCCGCCCAGAACCAAGGCGCATCGAGTTTGTTCTTTTTTGCCAGAAGCATGTTGAAAGAATGCATTTAGAAGAACGGAAGCAGCGAAGAGAATATGAGACCCCATAAAGCCTGTGTGCATCGAGTAATCATAGGACTTGATGTTATGCCTTCACTTCATGCTATGCCAGCGATCAATCTCAAACTGAGGGTCTTCTTCCCGACGTCTCCTATTTCTCAAGATCTAGTGATGAGCTCTCTTTCTTTACTTTTTTTCTTTGTTCTTGCATTTTTTCCCTCTTTTGCTAACCGGTGATTTTTTAGAGGTGCCGAGACTTGGTGACTCAAGGCATGCTGAGGGCATAAATCGGCTGGTGGTGGCATGAAAATTGGTGGTCGCGTAGTGTATGGTTGTTGAGGACATTTATTACAAATAAATATGTACTTCTGTGGAACTCTCTAGGAAGTTTGTTTCGTTGTTGCAGGAGGAAACATAAATGATGATTTCAAACTGATTTGAGTCAATGTTTTTTTTAAATGTCCTTTAGCCTTTCTATATTAAAACAGGTTTTTTTACTTAAAGAATATATAGAgcaaataaaaaacaacaatggAGAAAATCATATATGGGATTATTCTTACAACTTAAATGATCCGTGTAGAGAAAattcatactccctccattccatataatattttcaaaagtaaaaCAGTACAAACTTTGACCTTGTTTGTAGACAAAATTATGTATATTTAACTTATCAAATGCATGTCGTTGGATACATCATCAGTTATATTTTCATGTTTTTATATGTATGGAATTGTATATATAAATTTTATTCTCTGTAAACTCAGTCAAAGATTGTTTAGTTTGACTTGCCAGAAAATTTATACACGCTACATTctctgaaa harbors:
- the LOC123408843 gene encoding binding partner of ACD11 1-like; protein product: MATATVEVPVAAPVRSVKVTNVSLSATEQDIKEFFSFSGDIEHVDMKSGDEWSQVAYVTFKDAQGAETALLLSGATIVDLSVIIAPAPEYQPPVTASAPLSGTRVPVGGDNVVYKAEDVVSTMLARGFTLGKDAVGKAKSFDERHGFTSTATAKVASIDKKIGLSEKFTLGTTVVNEKVKEMDQKFQVSDKTKSALAAAEQTVSNAGSAIMKNRYVFTSASWVTSAFGKVAKAATDVGTMTKEKMSAEEQHKGSGGSSYTPIR